A portion of the Halalkalicoccus subterraneus genome contains these proteins:
- a CDS encoding response regulator has protein sequence MTDTDSARIHVLCVDDELDSADLTALCLERIDDRFVVETALSAEAGYEYLEETGVDCVVSDYKMPDVDGITFFELVQDEYPELPFILFTGRGSASVADDARSRGVTEYLEKDTEDRYRVLADQIRSAVEKHRSS, from the coding sequence ATGACTGATACGGATTCGGCGCGGATCCACGTTCTCTGCGTCGACGACGAGCTCGACAGCGCCGATCTAACGGCGCTGTGTCTCGAGCGAATCGACGACCGATTCGTCGTCGAGACGGCACTGAGCGCCGAAGCGGGCTACGAGTACCTCGAGGAAACCGGGGTCGATTGCGTCGTGAGCGACTACAAGATGCCCGACGTGGACGGGATCACCTTCTTCGAGCTGGTCCAGGACGAGTACCCTGAACTACCGTTTATCCTCTTTACGGGCCGGGGATCGGCGAGCGTCGCCGACGACGCGCGCTCGCGCGGCGTGACCGAGTACCTCGAAAAGGACACGGAAGACCGATATCGAGTGCTGGCCGACCAGATCAGGAGCGCGGTCGAGAAACACCGCTCCTCGTAG
- a CDS encoding helix-turn-helix domain-containing protein, giving the protein MTVIADITLPAASLPVGSVLQSFPEVGIELEGVVPLRESVMPLLWIETSDSEEIRSALGDHPRIDRVSVVMTVESETLFEIQWSSAENELVDALLEADATILAAQGLAESWDFRLRFSTHEELSRFNVALTESGTPVTLRRIHHSPIDEPTASLSPVQRDTLTTAYRSGYFQIPRRISQAALADELGISDSALSQRIRRGVEALIKQAVIAQEQPLR; this is encoded by the coding sequence ATGACCGTAATCGCCGATATCACCTTGCCGGCCGCGTCGCTTCCGGTCGGAAGCGTTCTCCAGTCGTTTCCCGAGGTGGGGATCGAACTCGAAGGCGTCGTCCCGCTTCGGGAGTCCGTTATGCCGCTGTTGTGGATCGAAACGAGCGATTCCGAGGAGATCCGCTCGGCGCTCGGGGACCATCCGCGGATCGATCGGGTAAGCGTCGTCATGACGGTCGAATCGGAAACGCTGTTCGAGATCCAGTGGTCGTCGGCCGAGAACGAACTCGTCGACGCGCTCCTGGAGGCCGACGCGACGATCCTCGCCGCACAGGGCCTCGCCGAAAGTTGGGATTTTCGCCTTCGGTTTTCGACGCATGAAGAGCTCTCACGGTTCAACGTCGCGCTCACCGAATCGGGGACTCCCGTGACGCTCCGCCGGATCCACCACTCCCCGATCGACGAGCCAACGGCGTCGCTCTCGCCGGTCCAACGCGACACGCTCACGACAGCCTACCGTTCGGGGTACTTCCAGATCCCGCGCCGGATCAGCCAGGCCGCGCTCGCCGACGAGCTAGGGATCAGCGACAGCGCGCTTTCCCAGCGGATCAGACGCGGCGTCGAGGCGCTCATCAAGCAGGCGGTAATCGCCCAAGAGCAACCGCTCCGGTAA
- a CDS encoding glycosyltransferase family 2 protein, with amino-acid sequence MQSSPRRGGAVEEPEWGEDGSPIGLIATHTNKSELIQAILSAKRHGSDVAVTHVESDEPEGVEIARMMGARILRSAAFDGKPEAGNGTAPKATATKDVPPVTEFVDPATITDQQGTVEPARLEKPEPVFEMGEDAEQSTVVVGIPAYNEAGSIANVVGTAAEYGDSVLVVDDGSRDETTREAGKAGATVIEHEYNKGYGTALKTLFRAADRKGADHLVILDADAQHDSRDIPRLVAKQRETGADIVIGSRFIDGATTEFPLYRRVGLSIVNALTNLSMGTVRPSARITDTQSGFRAYNRRAIAGLADDDTIGTQMAASTDILYHAHKNGYEVEEVGISVRYDVENANSADPISHGYDLVNNITTTVQNTHPLISLGMPGFVGVLSGVSGTYWLISEYLTTGSLSFLVTTLSALFLLGGFFFCIAAVILHTIRISKAR; translated from the coding sequence ATGCAGTCATCACCGAGGAGGGGAGGAGCAGTAGAGGAGCCGGAGTGGGGCGAAGACGGGTCACCGATCGGTTTGATCGCGACACACACCAACAAATCGGAGCTCATACAGGCGATCCTGTCGGCAAAGCGGCACGGAAGCGACGTGGCAGTTACCCACGTCGAGTCCGACGAACCGGAGGGGGTCGAAATCGCGCGGATGATGGGTGCACGGATCCTACGTAGCGCCGCGTTCGACGGGAAGCCCGAAGCGGGCAACGGGACGGCGCCGAAGGCGACCGCGACCAAGGACGTCCCGCCGGTAACCGAGTTCGTCGATCCGGCGACGATCACCGACCAACAGGGGACTGTCGAACCCGCCCGGTTGGAAAAACCGGAACCCGTCTTCGAGATGGGCGAGGACGCCGAACAGTCGACGGTCGTCGTGGGAATTCCGGCGTACAACGAGGCAGGCTCCATTGCGAACGTCGTCGGAACGGCCGCCGAGTACGGCGATAGCGTCCTCGTCGTCGACGATGGAAGTCGAGACGAGACCACGAGAGAGGCCGGCAAAGCCGGAGCGACGGTCATCGAACACGAGTACAACAAGGGGTACGGCACCGCGCTCAAGACGCTCTTTCGAGCGGCCGACCGGAAGGGTGCCGATCACCTCGTGATCCTCGACGCCGACGCCCAGCACGACTCACGGGATATCCCCCGGCTCGTCGCGAAACAGCGCGAAACCGGCGCCGACATCGTCATCGGAAGTCGGTTTATCGACGGGGCGACCACCGAGTTCCCGCTGTACCGTCGAGTCGGGCTGTCGATCGTCAACGCGCTCACCAACCTCAGCATGGGGACCGTCCGGCCGAGTGCACGCATCACCGATACGCAAAGCGGCTTTCGAGCCTACAACCGACGAGCCATCGCAGGATTGGCCGATGACGACACCATCGGGACGCAGATGGCCGCCAGCACGGACATCCTCTATCACGCCCACAAGAACGGATACGAGGTCGAAGAAGTCGGAATATCGGTGCGCTACGACGTCGAGAACGCGAACAGCGCCGATCCGATTTCACACGGGTATGACCTAGTGAACAACATCACAACGACCGTACAGAACACCCATCCACTTATCAGTCTGGGTATGCCGGGATTCGTCGGTGTGCTGTCAGGGGTCAGTGGTACTTACTGGCTCATCTCCGAGTACCTCACCACGGGATCGCTCTCGTTTCTCGTTACGACCCTATCCGCCCTGTTCTTGCTTGGCGGTTTCTTCTTCTGTATCGCTGCGGTCATCCTCCATACGATACGGATCTCTAAGGCGAGATAG
- a CDS encoding polysaccharide deacetylase family protein translates to MGGKKRSGSSDGPGNVLSFDLEHWHSATLLTDELTDAKDRIETSVEIVLDILAEHETTATFFVVGEIAREYPALITRIADDGHEIASHGHTHTPLFELTQASFTEELDASAEAIESVTGHRPLGFRAPNFSVTPRTQWAFDALLETGYRYDSSVFPVKTPMYGVGNAPVHPYWVDRNSPFEDSRSVTADDLLEFPPAVFHPRFRVPVAGGFYGRILPTWVISRGIRNLNRRGIPATLYFHPWEFNPDVQTAEPTFHKRFISFHNLDQTRETLETLLSSHEFGTCHQLLERYTGNAGPVPSPRKER, encoded by the coding sequence ATGGGTGGTAAGAAACGGAGTGGCTCATCCGATGGACCCGGAAACGTCCTGTCGTTCGATCTCGAACACTGGCATTCGGCGACCCTGCTAACGGACGAACTAACCGACGCCAAGGATCGTATCGAGACGTCAGTCGAGATCGTTCTCGATATACTCGCAGAACACGAAACGACAGCGACGTTCTTCGTCGTCGGCGAGATAGCTAGGGAGTATCCTGCGTTGATCACTCGAATCGCCGATGACGGCCACGAAATAGCGTCTCACGGACACACTCATACTCCGCTGTTCGAACTTACGCAGGCGTCGTTCACCGAGGAGCTCGATGCGAGTGCCGAAGCGATCGAGTCGGTGACCGGCCACCGTCCTCTCGGGTTTCGGGCACCGAACTTCTCGGTGACACCGCGAACCCAATGGGCGTTCGATGCGCTTCTCGAAACGGGGTATCGGTATGACTCCAGCGTGTTCCCGGTCAAGACCCCGATGTATGGGGTCGGAAACGCACCGGTTCACCCGTACTGGGTCGATCGTAACTCCCCCTTCGAGGACAGTCGATCGGTCACTGCCGATGACCTGCTCGAATTTCCACCCGCCGTGTTTCATCCTCGGTTCCGTGTTCCGGTCGCTGGAGGGTTTTACGGTCGGATCCTTCCGACGTGGGTGATATCAAGAGGGATCAGGAACCTCAACCGTCGAGGGATTCCCGCGACGCTCTACTTCCATCCGTGGGAATTCAACCCCGACGTACAAACCGCCGAACCGACCTTCCACAAGCGCTTCATCAGCTTCCACAATCTCGATCAGACTCGCGAGACGCTCGAAACGTTGCTCTCCTCACACGAGTTCGGGACGTGTCACCAGTTACTCGAGAGATATACAGGGAATGCAGGGCCGGTACCGTCCCCTCGGAAGGAGAGGTGA
- a CDS encoding polysaccharide deacetylase family protein, with amino-acid sequence MFGGEKGRRLVDRAFRSTLKGRYRPTGVRCPIVLYHGIGESGGPWTVTPARFRRQIEWLSETFDLLTVSEAIEQWKQGSLPPDPAVVTFDDGFQSTIETALPILESHGVEATHYVVPGLLGERFEGSRVMDRDSVIDLSESGHEIGAHTMTHPDLTTVGREIARREIVESRESIEAITGDNPRSFAYPYGAFDDDIAQLVREAGYESATTVIGSDVVDFAAPMSLPRITIMREHDRQTSRDMIDGDRRWQHLIRDVVPIR; translated from the coding sequence ATGTTCGGGGGAGAGAAGGGTCGACGGTTGGTGGATCGAGCGTTTCGATCCACACTCAAGGGTCGTTACCGCCCCACTGGGGTTCGTTGTCCGATCGTCCTCTATCATGGTATCGGCGAATCGGGCGGTCCGTGGACAGTCACGCCGGCACGGTTTCGCCGACAGATCGAGTGGCTCTCCGAAACGTTCGACCTCCTGACTGTGAGCGAGGCCATCGAGCAGTGGAAACAGGGCTCGCTTCCGCCCGATCCGGCCGTCGTGACCTTCGACGATGGGTTCCAATCGACGATCGAGACGGCATTGCCGATCCTCGAGAGTCACGGCGTCGAGGCGACTCACTACGTCGTCCCGGGACTACTGGGCGAGCGGTTCGAAGGATCGCGGGTCATGGACCGCGATAGTGTCATCGATCTCAGCGAGTCCGGTCACGAGATCGGAGCACACACCATGACTCATCCGGATCTGACGACGGTCGGCCGGGAAATCGCCCGGCGCGAGATCGTCGAATCACGGGAGTCCATCGAAGCGATTACGGGCGACAACCCGCGCAGTTTCGCCTATCCCTACGGTGCATTCGACGACGACATAGCCCAGTTGGTCCGGGAGGCGGGCTACGAGAGTGCGACCACGGTGATCGGCTCGGACGTCGTCGATTTCGCTGCACCGATGTCCCTTCCGCGGATCACCATTATGCGTGAACACGACCGTCAGACGAGTAGGGACATGATCGACGGGGATCGGCGATGGCAGCACCTCATTCGGGACGTGGTCCCGATCCGATAA
- a CDS encoding phosphotransferase: MGSAIETANPQSFDRPGVFDRIAEFYEYQGIPSATEVYMVLDTDGYNTYAFRPESRAIEWLVDRLGGGGWKSRLGTTILETTAAVPGLLPFVPLIRSEYATVAAENPFDVAVVGDRITLLQLDNRHVSTIAIDDPDKLRNEIEHRQRLPDSINTPPIIEHDSEYPYIIERYLNGRELIDPVEEWKALFDALNQLTALYENDRHRVATTDVVRELEGALATEDETNGTTRAGLQLLDDLDLPSSLYRGPIHGDLHARNLFINDAVYILDWEDVRMDYLLDDLFRPFVIHQYDIPLHQLFVQMIHGRGEGGRIMADYAREIGPIAYGDSETYSGLPLFYLLSLLADGGENGSLRPPCRELLSGIVSSY, encoded by the coding sequence ATGGGGAGTGCTATTGAGACCGCGAATCCACAGTCCTTCGATCGACCGGGGGTTTTCGATCGGATCGCGGAGTTCTACGAGTATCAGGGGATCCCGTCCGCTACAGAGGTCTACATGGTCCTCGATACGGACGGCTACAACACGTACGCGTTTCGCCCGGAATCTCGGGCGATCGAGTGGCTCGTCGATCGGCTCGGCGGTGGCGGCTGGAAGAGTCGCCTCGGGACCACGATACTCGAGACCACTGCCGCTGTTCCAGGGCTCCTGCCGTTCGTTCCTCTGATCCGGTCGGAATACGCCACCGTCGCCGCCGAGAACCCGTTCGACGTGGCGGTCGTCGGTGACCGAATCACGTTATTGCAGTTGGACAACCGACACGTATCTACGATCGCCATCGACGATCCGGACAAGCTCCGAAACGAGATCGAACACCGACAACGGCTCCCTGATTCGATCAACACGCCACCGATTATCGAACACGATAGCGAGTATCCCTATATCATCGAGCGGTATCTCAATGGGCGGGAACTCATCGATCCAGTCGAGGAGTGGAAGGCGCTGTTTGATGCGCTCAACCAGCTTACCGCCCTCTACGAGAACGACCGACACCGCGTCGCGACGACTGACGTCGTTCGAGAACTCGAAGGAGCGCTGGCGACCGAGGACGAGACGAACGGAACTACGCGTGCAGGGCTACAGCTCCTCGACGACCTCGACTTGCCGTCGTCACTCTATCGGGGCCCGATCCACGGCGACCTCCACGCCAGAAACCTCTTCATCAATGACGCGGTGTACATCCTTGATTGGGAGGACGTACGGATGGATTACCTCCTCGACGATCTCTTCAGACCGTTCGTCATCCACCAGTACGACATCCCTCTCCACCAGTTGTTCGTTCAGATGATACACGGGCGGGGAGAGGGCGGCCGCATCATGGCCGACTACGCCCGGGAGATCGGGCCGATCGCCTACGGCGACTCGGAGACGTATTCGGGGCTTCCGCTGTTTTACCTCCTCTCCCTGCTCGCTGACGGCGGCGAGAACGGATCGCTTCGCCCGCCGTGTCGTGAACTCCTTTCGGGGATCGTTTCGTCGTACTGA
- a CDS encoding oligosaccharide flippase family protein, which produces MDLSRSALKLFLAKGGNAVVFFAGITVFARELGASQIGIFFLFQTVLGLLTIVADGGIRGALEKRLSEGQRADRMLATAITIKLVTVSGAVGVILLARPYLNQYLGGEYTVFLVVALVVQEFADLFIQAVRGELRVGETAIIEFARETVWVTSGLVLVSAGYGVVGLIYGLILGSATAACWAFFKLETNVGRPAELSAWSLYDYAKYYFLSSVSGKVYQWMDVAIIGLFLTYADVGAYEVAWEVTLLVLLVSKTLSVTLFPQMSQWSAEAATSRIEAVVPNALGVALFLSIPAFVGVFVLNYEILAVVFGSEYTIAAGVLVVLMVEKVFQSANDVLGSTLRGIDRVDLVARAVVVTIAINLVLNVVLVLSIGLLGAAIATTSAAIVQTLLNARYLSRNITLRIPYHLIVWCFVGAIGMGLIVSGVQMILPFEGFVLLAICIGVGVVSYLLFSVIIPSLRREVIVPGARMLVSIFG; this is translated from the coding sequence ATGGATCTGTCCCGTTCAGCATTGAAACTCTTTCTCGCGAAAGGCGGCAACGCGGTCGTTTTCTTCGCCGGGATCACAGTCTTCGCCCGTGAATTAGGGGCAAGCCAGATAGGGATCTTCTTCCTGTTTCAAACGGTACTCGGACTGCTGACGATCGTTGCCGACGGTGGGATCCGCGGCGCGCTCGAGAAACGACTGAGCGAGGGGCAACGGGCAGACAGAATGCTAGCGACCGCGATTACGATCAAACTCGTTACCGTCTCCGGAGCCGTGGGAGTGATCCTTCTGGCCCGGCCATACCTCAACCAGTATCTCGGCGGCGAATACACGGTCTTCCTCGTCGTTGCACTCGTCGTTCAGGAGTTCGCGGACCTGTTCATTCAGGCTGTGCGCGGCGAACTCCGTGTTGGGGAAACCGCTATCATCGAGTTCGCCCGCGAGACGGTATGGGTTACGAGTGGACTGGTGTTGGTGTCGGCTGGATACGGGGTTGTCGGATTGATCTATGGGCTCATCCTGGGTTCAGCGACGGCCGCCTGTTGGGCGTTCTTCAAACTGGAAACGAACGTCGGTCGACCAGCCGAACTATCGGCGTGGTCGCTGTACGACTACGCGAAGTACTACTTCCTCTCGTCAGTGAGTGGCAAGGTCTATCAATGGATGGACGTAGCGATCATCGGGCTGTTTCTGACCTACGCGGACGTCGGAGCCTACGAGGTAGCCTGGGAGGTGACGTTGTTGGTGTTGTTAGTCAGTAAGACGCTCTCAGTCACACTGTTCCCGCAGATGAGCCAGTGGAGCGCCGAAGCCGCGACCTCTCGGATCGAGGCCGTTGTCCCCAACGCGCTCGGAGTCGCGCTGTTCCTCTCGATCCCCGCGTTCGTCGGGGTGTTCGTGCTGAACTACGAGATCCTCGCTGTAGTCTTCGGTTCGGAGTACACCATCGCGGCGGGCGTCCTCGTGGTGTTGATGGTCGAGAAGGTATTTCAATCGGCCAATGACGTTCTGGGGAGCACGCTTCGGGGCATCGATCGCGTGGATCTGGTCGCACGGGCGGTCGTCGTAACGATCGCGATAAATCTCGTCCTCAACGTCGTCCTCGTTCTTTCCATCGGACTACTGGGAGCGGCGATCGCGACGACGAGTGCAGCCATAGTTCAGACGCTTCTCAATGCACGATATCTCTCACGGAACATCACGCTTCGAATACCCTATCATCTGATCGTGTGGTGTTTTGTCGGTGCGATTGGAATGGGACTGATCGTCTCAGGGGTACAGATGATCCTCCCGTTCGAGGGATTCGTCTTACTGGCGATCTGTATCGGCGTCGGTGTCGTGAGTTACCTGCTGTTTTCGGTCATTATACCGTCCCTCCGCAGGGAGGTTATCGTACCGGGTGCACGAATGCTCGTCTCGATATTCGGCTAG
- a CDS encoding DUF2206 domain-containing protein, producing MLRAILGVALLLAPGFMLLLLIDNRIDRIGELSLYVAGFSLTILAGVSVVGSLAYPVLGIPDPLSFRPIALTVSGIVIALTVVSYWRDRSLVLRVPSFTTQDTAIGAFLLCLPALAALAAHRMNAVGSSRLMYAFLLLVAVVVLVSIREVPPKLYPFAVFTVAAGIVLHRNLITGAVVGSDIQVNYFFVELVLENGAWEPGMADVYSSIPVVGAVPAVYSIVTGISTALVFKVLYSLLFALAPVAIYYTFADVFGRDVAFAGAYFFVFYFRTFNGTPGKTRIAQLFMILVVLTMITDRDRLPGKEWVGAVFGIGLILSHYTTTYIFVISLAVAYVLGRIYKAYSGDDVGLRITGIYAVAFGGAAVAWYAATTPGMLQNVAGVLVGIPVEIYAVLSGESIHRSGASAVESQSGIAYTATLLLHMGLMALAGVGVLSQVFVRLFSTDKPRSNEAIKLAVLAIPMLLFLAASYFISGNLGADRVYQIVLTVLAAFMPVGYLALTGLINVVRDVDIPVWRPILAALAVLMLLNTGVAYNAIGEPVTSDISLDSDTHSLAYTDAEINGGEWIDGTSTAGPVIYTDSYTGEMFRSIFPENYSNASVRQVKVDWQPGIEFSEGYVYVRDRSIVDADEYEGTVPQYYLTESERTAIEQSTNKVYTSGESDVFRYDGSDSQQFGREDT from the coding sequence TTGTTACGGGCGATCTTGGGTGTCGCACTGTTACTCGCGCCCGGGTTCATGCTCCTCCTATTGATCGACAACCGTATCGACCGTATCGGGGAGCTGTCGTTGTACGTCGCGGGATTCAGCTTGACGATTCTCGCCGGCGTGAGCGTCGTAGGAAGCCTCGCGTATCCTGTACTCGGCATCCCCGATCCACTCTCCTTTCGTCCGATCGCTCTCACGGTCAGCGGGATAGTCATAGCATTGACCGTCGTCTCGTACTGGCGCGATCGAAGTCTCGTTCTCCGTGTTCCGTCGTTCACGACACAGGATACCGCAATCGGCGCGTTCCTGCTCTGTTTACCGGCACTTGCGGCGCTGGCAGCCCATCGTATGAACGCCGTGGGGAGCAGCCGGCTGATGTATGCGTTTCTCCTCCTGGTCGCAGTCGTCGTACTCGTCTCGATCAGGGAAGTTCCGCCGAAGCTCTATCCGTTCGCAGTGTTCACCGTCGCGGCGGGAATCGTCCTCCATCGCAACCTGATCACCGGCGCGGTCGTTGGATCGGATATCCAGGTGAACTACTTCTTTGTCGAGTTGGTGCTCGAAAACGGGGCGTGGGAGCCGGGGATGGCCGATGTGTACTCATCCATTCCGGTCGTCGGGGCGGTGCCGGCCGTCTACTCGATAGTGACCGGCATCAGTACCGCGCTGGTCTTCAAGGTGCTCTACTCGCTGCTGTTTGCGCTCGCTCCGGTCGCCATCTACTACACCTTCGCGGACGTCTTCGGGAGAGACGTGGCCTTCGCCGGAGCGTACTTCTTCGTCTTTTACTTCCGGACGTTCAACGGCACACCGGGTAAAACACGCATTGCTCAGCTGTTCATGATACTGGTGGTCCTCACGATGATCACCGACCGGGACCGGCTCCCCGGCAAGGAGTGGGTGGGGGCCGTCTTCGGGATCGGACTGATCCTGTCGCACTACACTACCACCTACATCTTCGTCATCTCGCTCGCGGTTGCTTACGTCCTGGGACGGATCTACAAGGCATATTCGGGCGATGACGTCGGACTACGTATCACCGGGATCTACGCGGTCGCGTTCGGCGGTGCGGCGGTCGCCTGGTACGCCGCCACGACCCCGGGGATGCTCCAGAACGTGGCCGGCGTCCTCGTGGGTATCCCGGTCGAAATCTACGCGGTCCTCTCGGGCGAGAGTATCCACCGTTCGGGGGCGAGTGCCGTCGAATCACAGTCCGGAATCGCCTACACGGCCACGCTCCTGCTCCACATGGGTCTGATGGCGCTTGCGGGGGTCGGCGTCCTCTCGCAAGTGTTCGTGCGGCTGTTTTCGACAGACAAACCGCGGTCAAACGAGGCGATCAAATTGGCTGTGCTCGCGATCCCCATGCTGCTGTTCCTGGCTGCGTCGTACTTCATCAGCGGTAATCTCGGAGCCGATCGGGTATACCAGATCGTTCTCACGGTGCTCGCAGCCTTCATGCCGGTGGGTTACCTCGCGCTCACGGGCCTCATCAACGTTGTCCGCGACGTCGACATTCCCGTCTGGCGGCCGATTCTCGCGGCTCTGGCCGTCCTCATGTTGCTCAATACTGGTGTCGCCTACAACGCGATCGGGGAGCCGGTTACCTCCGATATCTCGCTCGATTCGGACACCCATTCGCTTGCCTACACGGATGCGGAGATCAATGGCGGGGAATGGATCGACGGGACCAGCACCGCTGGACCGGTGATCTACACCGACAGCTACACCGGCGAGATGTTCCGATCGATCTTCCCGGAGAACTACTCGAACGCGAGCGTGAGGCAGGTGAAGGTCGACTGGCAGCCCGGCATCGAGTTCTCGGAAGGCTACGTCTACGTCCGTGATCGGTCCATCGTTGACGCCGATGAGTACGAGGGGACCGTTCCCCAGTACTACCTCACGGAATCGGAACGGACGGCCATCGAACAGTCAACGAACAAAGTGTACACCAGCGGCGAATCCGACGTGTTCCGGTATGACGGATCGGATAGCCAGCAGTTCGGACGGGAGGACACGTAG
- a CDS encoding right-handed parallel beta-helix repeat-containing protein → MEREEGMTPERLERLVDRRIDERLTELLDQHASGRVPDLIDEGVPRREAMAMAAGGVAGYGISTLVGRDGSNGGGVIGEDNGDEENGGASASDLQQALENESIVRVVGEIDVTGETPITIPQNTILFGSGVYRQSLDTIGGDGLRAETEGPLLETMENDVQVSGIALVNTGDGGDAISMGGYSSRVSHTDLFATRYGINCAPDERSTEPRINFNRVISTTGADGESVGIRIENMNDAKVINNIVAGFDTEIAVQEESAIVSLNHTYTHPASGSTVGVRIDAPAVRLVNNRIEGDSSRAGIEITASGRSIVSQNLVQVPSGADGIVLDVGSELVNSVIAYNQIEGYSSDEAASTAVEGSTIDVFDRSLVGPNATRYFEGEGVTGVVEAAGVEGTPTADRYFTYQTVENVDDNSLWMKARQGMYRIA, encoded by the coding sequence ATGGAGCGAGAGGAGGGGATGACGCCTGAGCGGTTAGAACGCCTCGTCGATCGTCGGATCGACGAACGGCTGACCGAACTACTGGACCAACACGCTTCGGGACGGGTTCCTGATTTGATCGACGAGGGCGTCCCGCGACGGGAGGCGATGGCGATGGCAGCCGGTGGCGTTGCCGGATACGGTATTTCGACGCTGGTCGGGAGGGACGGCTCGAACGGTGGGGGCGTTATCGGCGAGGATAATGGGGACGAGGAAAACGGCGGCGCATCGGCATCCGACCTCCAGCAAGCGCTCGAAAACGAATCGATCGTGCGGGTCGTCGGTGAGATCGACGTCACCGGGGAAACCCCGATTACCATCCCACAGAACACCATCCTGTTCGGGAGCGGGGTCTACCGGCAGTCGCTCGATACCATCGGTGGCGATGGTCTGCGCGCCGAAACGGAGGGACCGCTGCTTGAGACGATGGAAAACGACGTTCAGGTATCCGGGATTGCACTCGTCAACACCGGAGACGGTGGTGATGCGATCAGTATGGGTGGGTACTCGAGTCGTGTATCGCATACGGACCTGTTCGCGACACGCTACGGGATCAACTGCGCTCCCGACGAGCGCAGTACCGAGCCGCGGATCAATTTCAACCGCGTCATTTCGACGACCGGAGCGGACGGCGAGAGCGTCGGAATCCGGATCGAGAACATGAACGATGCGAAGGTGATAAACAACATCGTCGCGGGGTTCGACACCGAGATCGCCGTTCAAGAGGAGAGTGCAATCGTCTCACTAAATCACACCTACACCCATCCGGCATCAGGTTCGACCGTCGGTGTTCGGATCGATGCTCCCGCAGTCCGCCTCGTGAACAATCGGATCGAGGGTGATTCCAGCCGGGCGGGCATCGAGATAACCGCCAGCGGACGCTCGATCGTCTCGCAGAACCTCGTACAAGTCCCTTCCGGAGCAGACGGGATCGTGCTTGACGTCGGCTCGGAGCTGGTCAACAGCGTTATTGCGTACAACCAGATCGAGGGCTACTCGTCGGACGAGGCCGCCAGTACGGCGGTTGAAGGATCGACCATCGACGTTTTCGATCGATCCTTGGTTGGTCCCAACGCCACCCGCTACTTCGAGGGGGAGGGCGTGACTGGGGTCGTGGAGGCAGCGGGCGTCGAAGGGACGCCGACTGCGGATCGGTACTTCACCTATCAAACCGTCGAGAACGTCGATGACAACAGTCTCTGGATGAAAGCGCGCCAGGGGATGTACCGGATCGCGTAG